Genomic window (Leptotrichia sp. oral taxon 212):
TCATTGTTTCAGATTTTCCTGCCCCACTCATTCCTGTTATTATGACAAGTTCTTTTCCTTCTTCTTCATATTCCATTTCTATCTTAATTCCTCTCCCTCTATTTTATAGCCAGTTTCTTTTTATATTTTACTTTATTAATTATACCATAATTTTTAGATTTAGCATAAATTATTTTTAAAATTTTTTCGATAACAGATTTTTTATCTTCTCATCTGTTGTTTGAATGATTTTTCTAAGTTTTTTTTAAGCCTTCAATGATAATATTGCTTTAGCTTAAATAATGGAGGAAGTTACATGAAGAAAATTTTTAATTTTGTTATTTTAGGAATTATTATTGCTATAATTGCAATTAGTGCCTACATATTCACACAAAACAAAGTAGGTATCCCAAATTCTATGATACAGACTGCCGTTAAGGCCCGTTTCCCAATTGAAAAATCATATCCATTGGGAAAAATTAAACTTTACAATCCAAAAAGTTATTTTGAAAATAACAAGCTTGTGATTGAAGCAGAGTATATGAACGATGCTCTTAATGACAGAATTAGCGGAACAATGACATTTGAAACTGATCTG
Coding sequences:
- a CDS encoding DUF1439 domain-containing protein encodes the protein MKKIFNFVILGIIIAIIAISAYIFTQNKVGIPNSMIQTAVKARFPIEKSYPLGKIKLYNPKSYFENNKLVIEAEYMNDALNDRISGTMTFETDLRYEPMDSKLYLSNFTLKKLTKEGKDINIDKKPIIRTALNFAFSQLEKMYYLI